In the genome of Croceimicrobium hydrocarbonivorans, one region contains:
- a CDS encoding ATP-dependent Clp protease adaptor ClpS produces the protein MKFEEQWKSQEETAVLEQKDAWHEIVLFNDEVNTFDWVIHCLMEICEHSPEQAEQCAVITHYKGKCSVKSGSYAELEPRCSSLLERGLSAEIN, from the coding sequence ATGAAGTTTGAAGAACAATGGAAATCGCAGGAAGAAACGGCGGTGCTGGAGCAAAAAGATGCCTGGCATGAGATCGTTCTTTTTAATGATGAAGTAAATACCTTCGATTGGGTAATCCACTGTTTAATGGAAATCTGTGAACACAGTCCGGAGCAAGCCGAACAATGTGCGGTGATCACCCATTACAAAGGAAAATGCTCGGTTAAGTCCGGCTCCTATGCCGAGCTGGAACCTCGTTGCAGCAGTCTTCTAGAAAGAGGATTGAGCGCGGAAATCAACTAG
- the plsY gene encoding glycerol-3-phosphate 1-O-acyltransferase PlsY, which produces MIIALLLIAYFLGSLAWSVWIGRWMFGIDLREHGSGNAGATNAFRVLGKQAGTLVLVLDVLKGFAAVKLIHLLPADQQSVIAMLGLGFLAVFGHLFPIYVGFRGGKGIATLLGVVIALHSGAALLAMGVFVAFLLATRIVSVSSMAAALSLPLWLIYRFKEPSEVLIIFSFAIALLVLITHRKNIVRLLRGEENKVKLKRKRAED; this is translated from the coding sequence ATGATAATTGCCTTATTGCTTATTGCCTATTTCCTGGGTTCACTGGCTTGGTCTGTTTGGATCGGTCGCTGGATGTTCGGGATCGATTTGCGCGAGCATGGCAGTGGAAATGCCGGTGCCACCAATGCTTTTAGAGTATTAGGGAAACAGGCGGGCACGCTGGTTTTGGTTTTAGATGTTTTAAAAGGTTTTGCGGCGGTAAAATTGATTCATCTCTTACCTGCCGATCAGCAATCGGTAATAGCCATGTTAGGTTTGGGCTTCTTAGCCGTATTTGGTCACCTCTTTCCCATTTATGTTGGCTTTAGAGGTGGAAAAGGAATTGCTACCCTACTAGGCGTTGTAATTGCCCTGCATAGCGGAGCCGCCCTTCTAGCCATGGGTGTATTTGTAGCCTTCTTACTGGCCACTCGTATCGTCTCCGTTTCCAGCATGGCTGCTGCCTTGAGCTTACCACTTTGGCTGATCTACCGTTTTAAAGAACCATCGGAAGTTTTAATCATTTTCAGTTTTGCTATTGCCCTACTCGTTTTAATTACCCACCGCAAAAACATTGTGCGTTTGCTGCGAGGTGAAGAAAACAAAGTAAAATTGAAGCGTAAAAGAGCGGAGGACTAA
- the purL gene encoding phosphoribosylformylglycinamidine synthase subunit PurL yields MDQSLEATTVETAKELGLLPEEFDKIKEILGRTPNFNELSIYSVMWSEHCSYKNSIVWLKTLPKDGPHMLVKAGEENAGLVDIGEGLACAFKIESHNHPSALEPYQGAATGVGGINRDIFTMGARPIAQLNSLRFGKADSERTKWLLKGVTKGIGNYGNSFGIPTVGGEVYFDPCYEQNPLVNAFSAGILHTEKDKMISAKSGGPGNPVFIIGSYTGKDGIAGAAFASKDLTEASADDIPSVQVGDPFQEKKLLEATMELAQTGAIVGMQDMGAAGITCSTSEMSAAGGLGMVIHLDKVPTRQDDMKPWEILLSESQERMLAVIEKGREAEVLAIFDKWDLPCAQIGEVINEDRLSYYWHGELIAETPADPLVLGGGAPVYYREHKEPAYFKAYQEFDINDVQVPDDLQAVAKKLIGHPNIASKRYVYEQYDSMVGTVNMSTNRPSDAAVVNLKDTNRALAMTVDCNARYVHANPEAGAMIAVAEAARNIVVSGGIPSAITNCLNFGNPYNPEVYWQFVNAIKGMGKACEKFQTPVTGGNVSFYNQTVTKEKTEPVFPTPTIGMIGIIEDKKHITSLGFAQKGDLIYMIGENRNDISSSQYLVEIHGVQESSTPFFSLEEEFATQEQIKMLIRKGVLASAHDVSEGGLFVALMESAMAGNLGFDITSDSAIRRDAYLFGESQSRVIVSVNPDNEDAFIDLMMLNGVEFDLMGHVTKGSIRIDDTDWGHMEDYRKIYDNSLGDIMAS; encoded by the coding sequence ATGGATCAAAGCTTAGAAGCAACCACCGTAGAAACCGCAAAAGAATTAGGTCTTTTACCCGAAGAATTTGATAAGATCAAAGAAATCCTGGGTCGCACACCTAACTTCAACGAACTCAGCATTTATTCTGTAATGTGGAGTGAGCACTGCTCCTATAAAAACTCCATCGTTTGGCTTAAAACCCTTCCTAAGGATGGCCCGCACATGCTGGTTAAAGCCGGAGAAGAAAATGCCGGTTTAGTAGATATTGGCGAAGGTTTAGCCTGTGCTTTTAAGATCGAATCGCATAACCACCCTAGTGCATTAGAACCCTATCAAGGAGCTGCTACTGGAGTGGGTGGTATTAACCGCGATATCTTTACCATGGGTGCCCGCCCCATTGCTCAGTTAAACTCCCTTCGTTTTGGTAAGGCCGACAGTGAGCGTACCAAATGGTTATTAAAAGGTGTAACCAAGGGTATTGGTAATTATGGAAACTCATTTGGTATTCCTACCGTGGGTGGCGAAGTATATTTCGACCCATGCTACGAGCAAAACCCCTTAGTAAATGCTTTCTCTGCCGGTATCCTGCATACCGAAAAAGATAAAATGATCAGCGCTAAAAGTGGTGGTCCCGGAAACCCGGTTTTCATCATCGGTTCTTATACCGGTAAAGACGGAATCGCGGGTGCTGCTTTTGCCTCCAAAGATTTAACCGAAGCTTCGGCTGATGATATTCCATCCGTTCAGGTTGGTGACCCCTTCCAGGAAAAGAAACTTTTGGAAGCCACCATGGAACTGGCCCAAACCGGTGCTATTGTGGGTATGCAAGATATGGGTGCCGCGGGTATTACCTGCTCTACTTCTGAGATGAGTGCTGCCGGTGGCTTGGGTATGGTAATCCATTTGGATAAAGTACCAACCCGCCAGGATGATATGAAGCCTTGGGAAATTCTGCTTTCCGAAAGTCAGGAGCGTATGTTGGCCGTTATCGAAAAAGGTCGTGAAGCCGAAGTGCTGGCCATCTTCGACAAATGGGATTTACCCTGCGCTCAGATTGGTGAGGTTATCAATGAAGACCGTCTCTCCTATTACTGGCATGGTGAATTGATCGCCGAAACCCCTGCCGATCCACTGGTATTAGGTGGTGGTGCTCCGGTATATTATCGCGAACATAAAGAGCCTGCTTATTTTAAGGCCTATCAGGAATTCGATATCAATGATGTGCAGGTTCCTGATGACTTACAAGCAGTAGCCAAGAAATTAATCGGACACCCCAATATTGCTTCTAAACGCTATGTTTATGAACAGTACGACTCTATGGTGGGAACCGTAAATATGAGTACCAATCGCCCAAGTGATGCGGCGGTGGTAAACTTGAAAGATACCAATCGTGCCCTGGCCATGACTGTGGATTGCAATGCTCGTTATGTGCATGCCAATCCAGAGGCCGGTGCGATGATTGCCGTGGCGGAAGCAGCGCGTAATATCGTAGTGAGCGGTGGAATTCCCTCTGCCATCACCAACTGCTTGAACTTTGGTAACCCTTACAACCCTGAAGTTTACTGGCAATTTGTAAATGCCATTAAAGGCATGGGTAAGGCTTGTGAGAAATTCCAAACTCCTGTAACCGGTGGTAATGTGAGTTTCTACAACCAAACCGTAACCAAGGAAAAGACCGAACCGGTATTCCCTACTCCTACTATTGGGATGATCGGAATTATCGAAGACAAGAAACACATCACCTCATTGGGCTTTGCTCAAAAAGGTGACCTTATTTATATGATTGGTGAAAATCGTAATGATATTTCCTCCAGTCAGTATTTGGTAGAAATCCACGGTGTACAAGAAAGCTCTACTCCCTTCTTTAGTCTGGAGGAAGAATTCGCCACTCAGGAGCAAATCAAGATGTTGATCCGCAAAGGCGTATTAGCTTCTGCTCATGATGTTTCCGAAGGTGGATTATTCGTTGCCTTAATGGAAAGCGCCATGGCCGGTAATTTAGGATTTGATATCACTTCCGATTCTGCCATTCGTCGTGATGCTTATCTCTTCGGCGAAAGCCAGAGCCGCGTAATTGTGAGCGTAAATCCTGATAATGAAGATGCCTTCATCGACTTAATGATGTTGAATGGAGTGGAATTCGATTTGATGGGTCACGTTACCAAGGGCAGCATCCGCATCGACGATACCGATTGGGGTCACATGGAGGATTACCGTAAGATTTACGATAATTCTTTGGGTGATATTATGGCCAGCTAA
- a CDS encoding sulfotransferase family protein, whose translation MDPFYLLRSMLFRKAKGLEIVVMGAGRGGTSLLATLLDAHPQLEVASEDHVAEYLVEKNPRYPDVSSKLAAFVKACTKDAKRSKLRYGNKITTEQLGFLEDFKANPEVRDLIRQELWEGRKLVFIVRDGRTCISSKLERTGVDYDTALGYWKHSVSILGYLKSQDLDLHLIKFEDLLQNPRKELEQLCAFLGLSYSESMLSGTSSDRILVDYRQQDLDANRVQRTVDSRINLADIQEELDFLAY comes from the coding sequence ATGGACCCTTTTTACTTACTTCGCAGCATGTTATTCCGCAAGGCAAAAGGTCTGGAGATCGTAGTGATGGGAGCTGGCAGAGGAGGAACCTCCTTATTAGCAACCCTCTTAGATGCCCATCCGCAATTGGAGGTGGCCAGTGAAGATCATGTGGCAGAATATCTGGTGGAAAAGAATCCGCGCTATCCGGATGTAAGTTCCAAATTAGCCGCTTTTGTAAAAGCCTGTACTAAGGATGCTAAGCGCAGCAAATTGCGTTATGGCAATAAAATCACCACGGAGCAATTAGGTTTTTTGGAGGACTTTAAAGCGAATCCGGAGGTTCGAGACTTGATTCGCCAGGAACTTTGGGAAGGTCGAAAATTAGTTTTTATTGTTCGGGATGGTCGCACATGCATCAGCTCCAAGCTGGAAAGAACGGGAGTTGATTATGATACTGCTCTGGGTTATTGGAAGCATTCTGTTTCCATACTTGGCTATTTAAAGTCGCAGGACCTGGATTTACATCTTATAAAATTTGAAGATCTGCTGCAAAATCCCCGCAAGGAATTGGAGCAGCTTTGTGCCTTTTTAGGACTTTCTTATTCTGAAAGTATGTTGAGTGGTACTTCTTCCGATCGCATTCTGGTGGATTACCGCCAACAAGATCTCGATGCCAACCGCGTTCAACGCACAGTCGATTCCCGAATAAACCTTGCAGATATCCAAGAGGAACTCGACTTTCTGGCCTATTAA
- a CDS encoding PKD domain-containing protein: protein MKKITLLFLSIFALSAQAQTYNMIRNSSDTASDCSGTLYDHGGPTGSYYNSSSDNFYILPQGGSSIDITFTSFGTESCCDRVRIYDNVNGTLIGTYGGYSLPNGGAPINVPSGEARILFTSDISITGSGFALSWTAGGTANPTASFSPSVSSAALMQPVTFNNTSTGGGSSTWYFGDGDSASTNNPVHAYSSPGTYTITLIQSNCYGADTTTGTLSVQAAATVSVSPDTLAGSAPCGGIYRDTLQFSYLSGGAALYDINVRALTDQNYLTANFESSLSPFVRSTTAPTTFNSNVVLGGAGQGNAYLQLSGYAAMQDGVYANVNASDANYFSFMISVNSSSRSYVQLGDEIGGYYYTLLGLEAYYGNLRIHGNYTYTVALSPSVWHQVEVKNIVYTARTCDVYLDGVLAAGGLSFNYYLANEIDRIDIANYNSSANVAYDAFNLKKIGDVSLVSLSDTLGVTTGTQDIAVEVDLAGAIAGLQQYILEIATNATGADSLIQVPLNVTVTGTPVYSASAACFNFDTAYIGIAQNDSLLIFNQGCDTMDLNSLTTSNTEFSLSQTALNIAPGDSAWLYISYLPANIGLVDDTLFLNGNLDTAICLSAEAFTAPAIAFDSASYTVNSYGCNDSIPFQFYLYNQGSGANLNWTLIGGNSLFDDFENGFDPSIWTTHGSNQIFNGCYEHSGTSALSMMGTLRTSETVMLNLYQGDSVGFWAFPGNGGGSGCENPDGGEDMHVQYRLSGASFWTTIGTIYNYNTAAAYYSFPIPVSGQMQVRLYQSSYTGSTYDHYRIDDFRIVSSSASSDFNPNTGSTVAGDSVLISGYLQVGNLYTGSYPRSIRVQSDDPSHPDTLITVNINVYGEPDLWASAACMTYDTLYTGASSIDSVMIINQGCDDLNLTAYSLGGTQFGHSLSPLTIVPEDTAWLAVSFNPDGTLLGLIRDTLTVSNNDSIWKLCLEGFAQGAPVASLNPDSLSVTVTYCGDSISIPVYLRNSGLSGLNFDYIQGNGSNGKINVGVVGSFVYSTERTNIYNIALSMPEVNLVYVNASSEAQMTQELDTIDVLIVPESSSISMSTTFGPAYQNFVSNGGVIIFGYQAVGYSTAYNIMPISNSWNPGSPIPISMPSHPIASGLPSTGMSYLSATQRAVFVNTAGLERIIGAFGTDEAVVAAQPYGDGIAIHIGYDFFQTNTDLENVLKNSIIWGASRTGAPDFISASPDSGLVAVGDSVLINININTAGISNGTYDYDLFFQTNDPANNPLRLPLHLVVNGLAKAQVLDSTCISFGSSLQGAAVKDTFEIYNEGCDTLDITSYLANNSDFTISNIPMNVAPGDTAKLEVIFSPFSVGLSTDTLEVSTNDTTIYICVSGIGVGAALPRVEDDTIYYRLQKCKVIGNKQIKVKNLGQGQMNFDIQFGRFSDSSQIAYNVPGASTLHNFSGLPNTADSIKLRIILNGDYDTYSERATLYLDGNYWQTLYDNNRFYQLDTLEIFVVGTQVATLLADGMLDVGLYNASSVDGGAGSFHRVELEVVQTVNWVSVVGANAGSIPANDSVNRNLLFNAALLPLGTHYTTMVVNNNSPSQPNYRKPVKFDVVAEPEMVLSDTCAYFTLTRLGDTTSRSVTIYNDGCMPLVISSMTSTSNQFKIYQNSATIPVGDSLVLDIDFIPTSVSSFSASIFIISNDSNRTICLNGQSGSMPVADFSFSDENICIGEVSFNNSNSQYFNTLYWDFGDGTFSNQNNPTHVFPNPGTYRVILRTTNTLGFDTISKLVTVNPLLVNFGMSNDTIQLSDTAFFSDSTPNAVTWIWDFGDGSSSTQQNPSHQYTAQGLYNVKLTVIDNRSCSNTLTKQIRVENKIGLVEWQLENQWSLYPNPNEGRFKLRMEQGDWSGLEIQILDAQGRVLAAQKGGQESELDFDLKLASGVYHLQILKQGSLMDQTRVVIQH, encoded by the coding sequence ATGAAAAAAATTACTCTGCTCTTTCTGAGCATTTTTGCTCTAAGTGCTCAGGCTCAGACTTATAATATGATTCGTAATAGTAGTGACACTGCAAGTGATTGCAGCGGAACTCTATATGATCATGGCGGACCTACCGGTAGTTATTACAATTCCTCCAGCGATAATTTCTACATCCTGCCTCAAGGCGGGAGCTCAATCGACATTACTTTTACTTCCTTCGGAACTGAGTCTTGTTGTGATCGAGTGCGTATTTACGATAATGTAAATGGTACTTTAATTGGTACCTATGGCGGTTACAGCTTACCCAATGGTGGTGCCCCCATTAATGTGCCCAGCGGAGAAGCACGCATTCTTTTTACTTCCGACATTTCTATTACCGGATCAGGTTTTGCCCTAAGTTGGACTGCAGGTGGTACTGCTAATCCTACTGCTTCATTTAGCCCCTCAGTAAGCAGTGCAGCTTTAATGCAACCAGTAACTTTTAACAATACCTCCACCGGTGGCGGTTCCAGCACCTGGTATTTTGGAGATGGAGATTCAGCCTCTACTAATAATCCAGTACATGCCTATAGCAGTCCGGGAACCTATACCATTACTTTAATTCAGAGCAATTGCTACGGTGCGGATACAACTACTGGTACCCTAAGCGTGCAAGCTGCAGCTACTGTTTCGGTAAGTCCGGATACCCTTGCAGGCTCCGCTCCTTGTGGAGGCATTTACCGCGATACCTTGCAGTTTAGCTACCTCAGTGGTGGGGCTGCTTTATACGATATTAATGTTCGTGCCTTAACCGATCAGAATTACCTCACGGCAAATTTCGAAAGTTCTTTAAGTCCATTTGTGCGATCAACCACGGCTCCTACTACCTTTAATTCCAATGTGGTTTTAGGAGGAGCCGGACAGGGGAATGCTTATCTCCAATTGAGTGGTTATGCGGCCATGCAAGATGGTGTTTATGCCAATGTAAATGCCAGCGATGCCAACTACTTCAGTTTTATGATTTCGGTGAATTCATCTTCACGCTCCTATGTACAATTGGGAGATGAAATTGGTGGCTATTACTATACACTCTTGGGTTTGGAAGCTTATTACGGTAACCTCCGCATTCATGGTAATTATACCTACACTGTAGCCTTAAGTCCGAGTGTCTGGCATCAGGTGGAAGTGAAGAATATCGTCTATACCGCACGTACCTGTGATGTTTATCTGGATGGTGTTTTGGCCGCGGGTGGACTTAGCTTCAATTACTATTTGGCTAATGAGATTGATCGCATTGATATTGCGAATTACAATAGCTCGGCTAATGTGGCCTACGATGCCTTTAACTTGAAGAAGATTGGTGATGTTTCTCTGGTGAGCCTGAGCGATACCTTAGGTGTTACCACCGGTACGCAAGATATTGCCGTGGAAGTTGATTTAGCTGGAGCGATTGCCGGCCTTCAGCAATATATTCTGGAAATTGCTACCAATGCTACCGGTGCAGATAGCTTAATTCAAGTGCCCCTAAATGTTACAGTGACCGGAACTCCGGTTTATAGCGCTAGTGCAGCTTGTTTCAATTTTGATACCGCCTACATCGGGATTGCTCAAAATGATTCTCTGCTGATCTTCAACCAGGGTTGCGATACCATGGACCTGAACAGCTTGACTACTTCCAATACCGAATTTAGCTTGAGTCAAACGGCACTGAATATCGCACCCGGCGATTCAGCTTGGCTCTATATCAGCTATTTACCCGCGAACATCGGTTTAGTTGATGATACCTTATTCCTCAATGGTAACCTGGATACCGCTATATGCCTTTCGGCGGAAGCCTTTACCGCACCGGCTATTGCCTTCGATAGTGCTTCATATACAGTAAATTCTTATGGCTGTAATGATAGTATCCCCTTCCAGTTTTACCTCTATAATCAAGGCTCTGGGGCAAATTTGAACTGGACCTTAATTGGCGGAAACAGTCTTTTTGATGATTTTGAAAATGGCTTCGATCCTAGCATCTGGACCACCCATGGTTCTAACCAAATCTTTAATGGTTGCTATGAGCATTCAGGAACCAGTGCCCTCTCTATGATGGGAACCCTTCGAACTTCTGAAACTGTAATGCTCAATCTTTATCAAGGGGATTCAGTTGGCTTTTGGGCCTTCCCCGGAAACGGTGGTGGAAGCGGTTGTGAAAACCCTGACGGTGGTGAGGACATGCATGTGCAATACCGTTTAAGCGGTGCTAGCTTCTGGACTACCATTGGAACGATTTACAATTATAATACCGCGGCCGCTTATTATTCCTTCCCAATCCCGGTAAGTGGTCAAATGCAAGTGCGCTTGTATCAAAGTTCTTATACCGGTTCTACCTACGATCATTATCGTATTGATGATTTCCGCATTGTAAGCAGCTCTGCTTCTTCAGATTTCAATCCGAATACCGGCTCAACCGTAGCTGGTGACTCCGTTTTAATTTCAGGATACCTTCAAGTTGGCAACCTCTATACAGGAAGCTATCCACGTAGTATCCGTGTTCAAAGTGATGATCCTTCTCATCCCGATACTTTAATTACGGTAAACATTAATGTATACGGTGAACCAGATTTATGGGCATCTGCAGCTTGCATGACCTACGATACCTTGTACACCGGAGCAAGCAGCATTGATTCGGTAATGATTATTAATCAGGGTTGTGATGATCTCAATCTCACTGCTTATAGTTTAGGTGGTACTCAATTCGGACATAGCTTATCTCCCTTAACTATTGTTCCTGAAGATACCGCCTGGTTAGCGGTGAGCTTTAATCCGGATGGAACCTTACTCGGTTTAATTCGCGATACCCTAACCGTTAGCAATAATGATAGCATTTGGAAGCTTTGCCTGGAAGGCTTTGCTCAAGGGGCACCAGTGGCATCCTTAAATCCGGATTCACTTTCAGTAACCGTTACATATTGCGGTGATTCGATTAGTATTCCGGTATACCTTCGCAATAGTGGTTTAAGTGGCCTCAACTTCGATTATATTCAAGGAAATGGAAGTAATGGCAAGATTAACGTTGGGGTGGTAGGAAGCTTTGTGTACTCTACCGAGAGAACCAATATCTACAATATTGCCCTGTCTATGCCTGAGGTGAATTTGGTATATGTTAATGCCAGTTCAGAGGCCCAGATGACACAAGAATTAGATACTATCGATGTATTGATCGTCCCTGAAAGTAGCTCCATTTCTATGAGTACTACCTTCGGTCCGGCTTACCAAAACTTTGTGAGCAATGGTGGAGTAATCATATTTGGATACCAGGCCGTAGGATATTCAACGGCCTATAATATTATGCCGATCAGCAATAGTTGGAACCCAGGCTCGCCCATTCCAATTTCAATGCCTTCGCATCCGATTGCATCCGGCTTACCTTCAACCGGTATGTCTTATTTAAGTGCTACCCAAAGAGCCGTTTTTGTAAATACCGCTGGTCTGGAGCGTATTATCGGTGCATTTGGAACGGATGAAGCAGTCGTAGCGGCCCAGCCTTATGGCGATGGTATAGCGATTCATATTGGTTATGACTTCTTCCAAACCAATACCGATTTGGAGAATGTATTGAAGAACTCCATTATTTGGGGAGCCAGCAGAACCGGTGCTCCGGATTTCATTAGCGCCAGTCCTGATTCAGGATTAGTAGCGGTGGGTGATTCTGTATTGATTAATATCAATATTAATACCGCCGGTATTAGCAATGGTACCTACGATTACGATCTATTCTTCCAAACTAATGATCCGGCAAATAATCCTCTTCGTTTACCCTTGCACTTAGTAGTTAATGGTTTAGCCAAGGCTCAGGTGCTAGATAGTACTTGCATCAGCTTCGGTTCATCTTTACAAGGTGCTGCGGTTAAGGATACATTTGAAATTTATAATGAGGGTTGCGATACCCTGGATATTACATCCTATCTGGCTAATAACAGTGATTTTACCATCAGCAATATTCCTATGAATGTAGCTCCTGGTGATACCGCCAAATTAGAAGTGATATTCTCACCTTTCTCCGTAGGTCTTAGTACAGATACCTTGGAAGTAAGCACCAATGATACCACCATATATATCTGTGTAAGTGGCATTGGAGTAGGAGCCGCCTTACCAAGAGTAGAAGATGACACCATTTATTATCGCTTGCAGAAATGTAAGGTGATTGGCAATAAGCAAATCAAGGTGAAAAACTTAGGCCAAGGTCAAATGAACTTTGATATTCAATTTGGTCGTTTCTCCGACAGTTCTCAAATCGCCTACAATGTACCTGGTGCTAGCACCTTACATAACTTTAGCGGATTGCCTAATACCGCAGATAGTATCAAATTGCGCATCATTCTGAATGGTGATTACGATACCTATTCAGAGCGCGCTACCCTTTATTTGGATGGTAATTACTGGCAAACCCTTTACGATAACAACCGCTTTTATCAATTAGATACCCTGGAAATCTTTGTGGTGGGTACCCAAGTTGCGACCTTATTAGCAGATGGCATGCTGGATGTAGGTCTCTACAATGCTTCCAGCGTTGATGGTGGTGCCGGATCTTTCCACCGCGTAGAATTGGAAGTGGTGCAAACGGTAAACTGGGTTTCGGTAGTAGGCGCAAACGCCGGTTCCATTCCTGCCAATGATTCGGTAAACCGGAACTTACTCTTTAATGCAGCTCTATTGCCACTCGGTACTCACTATACTACCATGGTGGTTAATAACAACAGTCCTAGTCAGCCCAATTATCGCAAGCCGGTTAAGTTTGATGTAGTGGCAGAGCCAGAAATGGTATTGAGTGATACCTGTGCTTATTTCACTCTAACGCGATTAGGTGATACCACCAGTCGTTCGGTTACTATCTACAATGATGGATGTATGCCGCTGGTGATTAGCAGTATGACCTCTACCTCCAATCAGTTTAAGATCTATCAAAATTCTGCCACCATACCGGTAGGGGATAGCTTGGTATTGGATATCGACTTCATTCCGACTTCCGTAAGTAGTTTCTCAGCTTCTATTTTCATAATAAGTAATGATAGTAACCGTACCATTTGCTTGAACGGGCAATCTGGATCTATGCCGGTTGCAGACTTCAGCTTTAGTGATGAGAATATCTGTATTGGTGAGGTTTCCTTTAATAATAGTAATTCGCAGTATTTCAATACCCTCTATTGGGATTTTGGTGATGGTACTTTCTCTAATCAGAATAATCCAACTCATGTATTCCCGAATCCTGGTACCTACCGTGTAATTCTGCGTACCACAAATACCTTAGGTTTTGATACCATTTCTAAACTGGTAACGGTAAATCCATTGCTAGTGAACTTCGGAATGAGCAATGATACTATACAGTTGAGTGATACCGCTTTCTTTAGTGATAGCACCCCTAATGCTGTGACCTGGATTTGGGACTTTGGTGATGGATCCAGCTCTACCCAACAGAATCCTAGTCACCAGTATACAGCTCAAGGCTTGTACAATGTGAAATTAACGGTGATCGATAATCGTTCTTGCAGCAATACCCTAACTAAGCAAATCCGAGTAGAAAATAAGATTGGCTTAGTTGAATGGCAATTGGAGAATCAGTGGAGCTTGTATCCAAACCCGAATGAGGGTCGCTTTAAACTGCGCATGGAGCAGGGAGATTGGTCAGGCTTAGAAATCCAGATTCTGGATGCTCAGGGTCGTGTATTAGCGGCTCAGAAAGGCGGTCAGGAATCTGAACTTGACTTTGATTTAAAATTAGCCAGTGGGGTTTATCACTTGCAAATCTTGAAGCAGGGTAGCCTGATGGATCAGACTCGAGTGGTGATTCAACACTAA
- a CDS encoding GyrI-like domain-containing protein: MNLKPRFETFKGLVLIGLHRRMSMAQNQTFELWKEFGPLRKALAPEANLYAVEVYPDTDFFQKFSPLREFEKWAAISKSNVAEVPEALSEIEIPYGEYAVFSYRGKPSEAQATFQYIYGEWLPKSDYEMDARPYFALMDESYKGEDPDSKEEFWIPIKKK; the protein is encoded by the coding sequence ATGAATCTTAAACCACGCTTCGAGACTTTTAAAGGATTAGTTTTGATAGGCTTGCATCGTAGGATGTCCATGGCCCAAAATCAAACCTTCGAATTATGGAAGGAATTTGGACCCCTGCGCAAGGCTCTGGCTCCCGAAGCCAATTTGTATGCAGTTGAGGTTTATCCGGATACTGATTTTTTTCAGAAATTCTCTCCCTTGCGGGAATTCGAAAAGTGGGCGGCCATATCCAAATCGAATGTGGCTGAGGTTCCGGAAGCCCTCTCCGAAATCGAAATTCCCTACGGGGAATATGCCGTTTTTTCCTATCGAGGTAAACCCAGTGAAGCGCAAGCTACCTTTCAATATATTTATGGGGAATGGCTCCCCAAATCAGACTATGAAATGGATGCCAGACCTTATTTTGCCTTGATGGATGAAAGCTATAAAGGTGAAGATCCTGATTCGAAAGAGGAGTTTTGGATACCCATTAAAAAGAAATAG
- a CDS encoding DUF1801 domain-containing protein, with product MQEDIAKYHAALEGEDLQIAEQLYQLIESELKETEAKVWHAHPVWFMDGNPIAGYSKLKSCMRLLFWSGQSFEEDCLSPEGKFKAAEIRFTSANDIDEEALRRCLQKSMEIQWDYKNIVKRKGRLERLK from the coding sequence ATGCAAGAGGATATTGCTAAATACCATGCTGCCCTGGAAGGAGAAGACCTTCAAATTGCTGAACAATTGTATCAATTAATAGAATCCGAATTAAAGGAGACAGAGGCCAAGGTGTGGCATGCGCATCCGGTTTGGTTCATGGATGGAAATCCCATAGCGGGCTATAGCAAGTTAAAGTCATGCATGCGCCTGCTCTTTTGGAGCGGACAAAGCTTTGAAGAGGATTGCCTCAGTCCGGAAGGCAAGTTTAAAGCCGCCGAGATCCGCTTTACATCTGCCAATGATATTGATGAAGAGGCCCTGCGAAGATGCCTACAAAAGTCTATGGAGATCCAATGGGACTACAAGAACATTGTGAAGCGCAAGGGACGTTTGGAGCGTTTGAAGTAA